From a region of the Myxococcaceae bacterium JPH2 genome:
- a CDS encoding AI-2E family transporter, with amino-acid sequence MSPPVDASIAATADRRKRFLLLAGLWVAIAGVLIALRSVVMPFAGAALIAYLVQPLVARLTQRKVAGRAIPRWGALLLIYAGFFLGVYLFFVALVPQLYRELARVSREAAAFANTLTPEHVQELAQHGETWLADHGIPVALSNRALEGEDGPGGAGHFSLALDLEKLLGDTVARGSSLVKENLGDIVNVSRRIVTSVLASVFMLFFILMVAAFFSIDAQAIRRYFGTLVPPELLPDARLLVDRIDRSLSGVVRGQLTICMVNGGLTFVGLLLFGVKFAFLLATVATFLSLIPIFGTILSSVPIVLIALADGFQKGVAILLWIVGIHALEAYFLNPKIMGEAARIHPVIVAFSLIAGEQLYGLMGALFAVPSAAILVACFDYARIKAQPPVVEAVPPSPIAEKSSSAA; translated from the coding sequence ATGTCGCCGCCCGTTGACGCCTCGATTGCCGCCACCGCCGACCGCCGCAAGCGCTTCCTCCTCCTCGCGGGGCTCTGGGTGGCCATCGCGGGAGTGCTCATCGCCCTGCGCTCCGTGGTGATGCCCTTCGCGGGCGCGGCGCTCATCGCGTACCTGGTGCAGCCGCTGGTCGCGCGGCTCACCCAGCGCAAGGTGGCCGGGCGAGCGATTCCCCGCTGGGGCGCCCTGCTGCTCATCTACGCGGGGTTCTTCCTCGGCGTGTACCTCTTCTTCGTCGCGCTGGTGCCGCAGCTCTACCGCGAGCTGGCCCGCGTCAGTCGCGAGGCGGCGGCCTTCGCCAACACGCTCACGCCCGAGCACGTCCAGGAGCTGGCCCAGCACGGCGAGACGTGGCTGGCGGACCACGGAATCCCCGTGGCGCTCTCCAACCGCGCGCTGGAGGGCGAGGACGGCCCGGGCGGCGCGGGGCACTTCAGCCTGGCGTTGGACCTGGAGAAGCTGCTCGGGGACACGGTGGCGCGAGGCTCCTCTCTGGTGAAGGAGAACCTGGGTGACATCGTCAACGTGTCACGCCGCATCGTCACGTCGGTGCTGGCCAGCGTCTTCATGCTGTTCTTCATCTTGATGGTGGCCGCGTTCTTCTCCATCGACGCCCAGGCCATCCGCCGCTACTTCGGCACGCTCGTCCCTCCGGAGCTGCTCCCGGACGCGAGGCTGCTGGTGGATCGCATCGACCGCTCGCTGTCGGGCGTGGTGCGCGGCCAGCTCACCATCTGCATGGTCAATGGCGGGCTCACCTTCGTGGGCCTGCTGTTGTTCGGGGTGAAGTTCGCCTTCCTGCTCGCGACGGTGGCGACGTTCCTCAGCCTCATCCCCATCTTCGGGACCATCCTGAGCTCCGTGCCCATCGTGCTCATCGCGCTGGCGGATGGCTTCCAGAAGGGCGTGGCCATCCTGCTGTGGATTGTCGGCATCCACGCGCTGGAGGCGTACTTCCTCAACCCCAAGATCATGGGCGAGGCCGCGCGCATCCACCCCGTCATCGTCGCCTTCTCCCTCATCGCGGGAGAGCAGCTCTACGGGCTGATGGGGGCCCTCTTCGCCGTGCCGAGCGCCGCCATCCTCGTGGCCTGCTTCGACTACGCGCGCATCAAGGCGCAGCCCCCGGTGGTGGAGGCCGTGCCGCCTTCGCCCATCGCGGAGAAGTCCTCCTCCGCGGCGTGA